A stretch of Pseudomonas sp. LRP2-20 DNA encodes these proteins:
- a CDS encoding transglycosylase SLT domain-containing protein, translating to MLRYLLTLLLMLGLTTVGPAYARLPGPQQNVPANTSRDLQQIRSSKVLRVLVNQSRNSSGEIKGEPVGVEYYRLRGLEHYLNARAGDGQQIRLKIIPRAKEQLLGALQRGEGDLAAPGELLDPAVTGGVNSSAPVLDQVPLLLVGRKGERSYTRAEQLSGRTVALTSASAAGAVIQQINQQLALRKRPPIKIEWVDSTLAVEDVLEMVQAGIYPLTMVERPIAQRWARVMPNLRLDSRVQLGQAQAMRWYVRRDATMLLATVDRFLQGYRAPENQDAAFERIYRRQYRVHNPLARKDRQRLNALRPVLQKHGEAQQIDWLNLAALAFKESTLNPAARGSGGAHGLMQITPSAAQRVGVSDTGTVDGNVQASARYLALIRRKFFASPQINERERMAFVLAAYNLGPERVQAMRAEARKRGLNGNQWFFQTERIAMEQVGMGPVNFVNSVNKYFLAFNRERTALERVVIR from the coding sequence ATGCTGCGATACCTGCTGACCCTGTTGCTGATGCTCGGGCTGACCACGGTCGGCCCGGCCTACGCGCGCCTGCCGGGGCCACAGCAGAACGTACCGGCGAACACCTCCCGTGACCTGCAGCAGATTCGCAGCAGCAAGGTGCTGCGGGTGCTGGTCAACCAGAGCCGCAACAGTTCGGGTGAGATCAAGGGCGAGCCGGTGGGGGTCGAGTATTACCGCCTGCGCGGGCTGGAGCATTACCTCAATGCCCGGGCCGGGGATGGCCAGCAGATCCGCCTGAAGATCATTCCGCGGGCCAAGGAACAACTGCTGGGCGCCCTGCAGCGCGGTGAGGGTGACCTGGCCGCGCCGGGCGAGCTGCTGGACCCGGCGGTGACAGGCGGCGTCAACAGCAGTGCGCCGGTACTGGACCAGGTGCCGCTGTTGCTGGTCGGGCGCAAGGGCGAGCGCAGCTACACCCGCGCCGAGCAGCTGTCCGGGCGTACGGTGGCGTTGACCAGTGCCAGTGCGGCAGGGGCGGTGATTCAGCAGATCAACCAGCAACTGGCGCTGCGCAAGCGGCCGCCGATCAAGATCGAATGGGTCGATTCGACCCTGGCTGTGGAAGATGTGCTGGAAATGGTCCAGGCCGGCATCTATCCATTGACCATGGTGGAGCGCCCGATCGCCCAGCGCTGGGCCAGGGTCATGCCGAACTTGCGCCTGGACAGCCGGGTGCAACTGGGGCAAGCGCAGGCCATGCGTTGGTATGTGCGGCGCGATGCGACGATGCTGCTGGCCACGGTCGATCGCTTTCTCCAGGGGTATCGCGCGCCGGAAAACCAGGATGCGGCCTTCGAGCGCATCTACCGGCGCCAGTATCGCGTGCACAACCCCTTGGCGCGCAAGGACCGTCAACGCTTGAATGCACTGCGCCCGGTGTTGCAGAAGCATGGCGAGGCGCAGCAGATCGACTGGCTGAACCTGGCTGCCCTGGCCTTCAAGGAATCGACCCTGAACCCTGCGGCGCGCGGTAGCGGTGGGGCACACGGCCTGATGCAGATCACCCCGTCGGCTGCGCAACGGGTGGGGGTCAGCGACACCGGCACGGTCGATGGCAATGTCCAGGCCAGTGCGCGCTATCTGGCGCTGATCCGCCGCAAGTTCTTCGCCAGCCCGCAGATCAACGAGCGCGAACGCATGGCGTTTGTGCTGGCGGCCTACAACCTGGGCCCGGAGCGGGTGCAGGCCATGCGCGCCGAGGCTCGCAAGCGCGGCCTCAATGGTAACCAGTGGTTCTTCCAGACCGAGCGCATCGCCATGGAGCAGGTCGGCATGGGGCCGGTCAACTTCGTCAACAGCGTCAACAAGTACTTCCTGGCGTTCAATCGCGAACGCACGGCACTGGAGCGGGTGGTCATTCGCTGA
- a CDS encoding GNAT family N-acetyltransferase, translating to MSEALTIHHDQAGHQFETNVDGHRAYLTYMDLGKQTLDIYRTFVPNALRGRGIAAALTEKALEYADQMGYTVIPSCSYVERYMERQQRHSSKV from the coding sequence ATGAGTGAAGCGCTGACCATCCACCATGACCAGGCCGGTCATCAGTTCGAAACCAACGTGGACGGTCATCGTGCCTACCTGACGTACATGGACCTGGGTAAGCAGACGCTGGATATCTATCGCACCTTCGTGCCCAACGCCCTGCGTGGCCGTGGGATCGCTGCAGCGCTGACCGAGAAGGCCCTGGAGTACGCCGACCAGATGGGTTATACGGTGATCCCTTCCTGCTCGTACGTGGAACGCTACATGGAGCGTCAGCAGCGCCATTCGAGCAAGGTCTGA
- a CDS encoding ABC transporter permease: MKHMPLSRLCGLALRQLLRDIRASEVRVLFFALLVAVAASTAIGYFGARLNGAMQLRASEFLGADLVLQGSAPARDEQLGAGQALGLRHAQVVEFTSVVGGDAGIQLSSIKAVDSAYPLRGQVRSAAAPYGEETPGGGPAPGEAWVEPRLLAALGLEVGDSIDVGMKTLRMSRVLTYEPDRANNFYSLTPRVLMNLADLPATGVIQPGSRVSYRDLWRGDAEALAHYRKAVENNLAASQRLLDTRDGNRQIGGALGKAERYLNMASLVAVLLAGVAVALSASRYAARRLDASALLRCLGLSRHQALGLYCLQLAMLGLVAALAGALLGWLAQLGLFHLLHDLLPSVVPAGGMLPALAGIATGLVALAGFALPPLAALGQVPPLRVLRRDLLPVPPSSWLVYGAALLALGLIMWRLSLDLLLTFALLGGGLIAALLLGGLLLLGLQSLRKALAGAPLTWRLGLGQLLRHPMAAAGQALAFGLILLAMALVALLRAELLDTWQAQLPKDAPNHFALNILPADREPFAQRLREVNASSAPLYPVTPGRLIQINDEPVQQVVSKDSAGERAVQRDLSLTWAADLPEGNTLSAGNWWQALPGGNEIPGVSVEAELAASLKLQLGDLLTFDIGGEQRQARVSSLRRVHWDSFQPNFYMIFQPGTLQGLPTTYLTSFYLAPGHDLDVVALSRAFPAVTILQVDALLEQLRSILAQVTLAVEYVLLFVLAAGLAVLFAGLQATLDERIRQGALLRALGAARPLLVRARRIEFGLLGAASGALAALGCELITLVLYRYAFDLQWSPHPWLLVLPVVGALLVGGAGVLGTRRALNASPLAVLREG, encoded by the coding sequence ATGAAGCACATGCCGCTGTCCCGCCTGTGCGGCCTGGCCTTGCGCCAGCTGCTGCGCGATATCCGCGCCAGCGAAGTGCGCGTGCTGTTCTTTGCCCTGCTGGTGGCGGTCGCCGCGAGTACCGCCATCGGCTATTTCGGTGCTCGCCTGAATGGCGCGATGCAACTGCGCGCCAGCGAATTCCTCGGTGCCGACCTGGTATTGCAAGGCAGCGCACCGGCCCGTGACGAGCAGCTCGGCGCCGGTCAGGCACTAGGGCTGCGGCATGCCCAGGTGGTGGAATTCACCAGCGTGGTGGGTGGCGATGCTGGCATCCAGCTATCGAGCATCAAGGCGGTCGATAGCGCCTACCCATTGCGCGGCCAGGTGCGCAGTGCCGCCGCGCCCTATGGCGAAGAAACCCCAGGAGGCGGCCCGGCCCCCGGGGAGGCCTGGGTCGAACCTCGCCTGCTCGCGGCCCTGGGGCTTGAAGTCGGCGACAGCATCGATGTCGGCATGAAAACCTTGCGCATGAGCCGCGTACTGACCTATGAACCCGATCGCGCCAACAACTTCTATAGCCTGACGCCCCGCGTGCTGATGAACCTGGCTGACCTGCCGGCCACCGGGGTCATCCAGCCAGGCAGCCGGGTTTCCTACCGCGACTTGTGGCGCGGCGATGCCGAAGCCCTCGCGCACTATCGCAAGGCCGTGGAAAACAACCTTGCCGCCAGCCAGCGCCTGCTCGACACCCGCGATGGCAACCGGCAGATCGGCGGCGCCCTGGGCAAAGCCGAGCGCTACCTGAACATGGCCAGCCTGGTCGCAGTGCTGCTGGCAGGCGTGGCCGTGGCGCTCTCGGCCAGCCGCTACGCCGCGCGCCGCCTGGATGCCAGCGCCTTGCTGCGCTGCCTGGGGCTGTCGCGGCACCAGGCGCTGGGCTTGTATTGCCTGCAACTGGCGATGCTCGGGCTGGTCGCCGCCCTGGCCGGCGCCCTGCTCGGCTGGCTCGCGCAACTGGGCCTGTTCCACCTACTGCACGACCTGCTGCCCAGCGTGGTGCCAGCCGGGGGCATGCTTCCGGCACTGGCCGGCATCGCCACCGGCCTGGTGGCCCTGGCCGGTTTTGCCTTGCCGCCGCTCGCCGCGCTGGGCCAGGTACCACCGTTGCGCGTGCTGCGCCGCGATCTGCTGCCCGTGCCACCGAGCAGCTGGCTGGTGTATGGCGCCGCCCTGCTCGCCCTGGGCCTGATCATGTGGCGCCTGAGCCTTGACCTGCTGCTGACCTTCGCCCTGCTCGGTGGCGGCCTGATCGCCGCGCTGCTGCTGGGCGGGCTGCTGTTGCTCGGCTTGCAAAGCCTGCGCAAGGCACTCGCTGGCGCACCGCTGACCTGGCGCCTGGGCCTTGGCCAGTTGCTGCGCCACCCGATGGCGGCAGCCGGGCAAGCCCTGGCCTTCGGCCTGATCCTGCTGGCCATGGCCTTGGTTGCGCTGCTGCGGGCAGAGTTGCTCGACACCTGGCAGGCACAACTGCCCAAGGACGCGCCCAACCACTTTGCCCTGAACATCCTGCCCGCTGACCGCGAACCGTTCGCCCAGCGCCTGCGCGAGGTGAATGCCAGTTCGGCGCCGCTCTACCCGGTGACGCCAGGCCGGCTGATTCAGATCAACGATGAACCGGTGCAACAGGTCGTCAGCAAGGATTCCGCCGGCGAGCGAGCGGTACAACGCGACCTCAGCCTGACCTGGGCCGCCGACCTGCCTGAGGGCAATACGCTAAGCGCGGGCAACTGGTGGCAGGCGCTGCCTGGCGGCAATGAAATCCCCGGCGTGTCGGTCGAGGCCGAGCTGGCTGCCAGCCTCAAGCTGCAACTGGGCGACCTGCTGACCTTCGACATCGGCGGCGAGCAGCGCCAGGCGCGGGTCAGCAGCCTGCGCCGGGTGCACTGGGACAGCTTCCAGCCGAACTTCTACATGATCTTCCAGCCGGGCACCCTGCAGGGGCTGCCAACCACCTACCTGACCAGCTTCTACCTGGCCCCAGGCCATGACCTGGACGTGGTCGCACTGTCGCGGGCGTTCCCGGCGGTGACCATCCTGCAGGTCGATGCCTTGCTCGAACAGCTCCGCAGCATCCTTGCTCAGGTCACGCTGGCGGTCGAGTATGTCTTGCTGTTCGTGCTGGCGGCGGGGCTTGCGGTATTGTTCGCCGGGCTGCAGGCGACACTGGACGAGCGGATTCGCCAAGGCGCCTTGCTGCGCGCACTGGGGGCCGCGCGCCCCTTGCTGGTCAGGGCCCGGCGCATCGAGTTCGGTTTGCTGGGGGCGGCCAGCGGGGCCTTGGCGGCACTGGGGTGCGAGCTGATCACCCTGGTGCTGTATCGCTATGCGTTCGACCTGCAGTGGAGCCCGCATCCGTGGTTGCTGGTGCTGCCCGTGGTTGGGGCGCTGCTGGTGGGTGGGGCGGGGGTATTGGGAACACGGCGAGCACTGAATGCCAGCCCGCTGGCGGTACTGCGGGAAGGTTGA
- a CDS encoding L,D-transpeptidase family protein, whose product MLPRFPAVTRCLSLAALLVAGRAVALELPLPPPGEDVVGQVQTIKAKYEDTFADIGTANDLGYLEMIAANPGVDPWLPGAGTEIVLPTRYILPPGPREGIVINLAEYRMYYFPKGQNVVHTFPLGIGREGWGSPIALTKITAKTPNPTWTPPASIRAEHAADGDILPSVVPAGPDNPLGPFKFTLGVPGYLIHGSNKKFGIGMRTSHGCFRMLNNNVLELSKMVPVGTPVRIINEPYKFGRSGGKVYLEAHTPLDDHGNPSVVDKHTAVINALLKREDLANNLRMNWDMVRDVVAAEDGMPVEIAVPTNNQGAAPMVTSIPPELQ is encoded by the coding sequence ATGTTGCCGCGCTTTCCCGCCGTCACCCGTTGCCTGTCCCTGGCCGCCCTGCTGGTAGCGGGTCGCGCTGTTGCGCTGGAACTGCCACTGCCACCGCCCGGTGAAGACGTCGTTGGCCAGGTCCAGACCATCAAGGCCAAGTACGAAGACACCTTCGCCGACATCGGCACCGCCAACGACCTCGGCTACCTGGAAATGATCGCCGCCAACCCGGGCGTCGACCCATGGCTGCCGGGCGCTGGCACCGAGATCGTCCTGCCGACCCGTTACATCCTCCCACCGGGGCCGCGAGAAGGCATCGTCATCAACCTGGCCGAGTACCGCATGTACTACTTCCCGAAAGGGCAGAACGTGGTGCATACCTTCCCGCTGGGTATTGGTCGTGAGGGCTGGGGTTCGCCGATTGCCTTGACCAAGATCACCGCGAAGACGCCGAACCCGACCTGGACGCCGCCTGCCTCGATTCGTGCCGAGCACGCCGCGGACGGTGACATCCTGCCGAGCGTTGTACCTGCCGGCCCAGACAACCCGCTGGGGCCGTTCAAGTTCACCCTGGGTGTGCCGGGCTACCTGATCCATGGCTCGAACAAGAAGTTTGGTATCGGTATGCGCACCAGCCATGGTTGTTTCCGCATGCTCAACAACAACGTGCTGGAACTGTCGAAGATGGTCCCGGTAGGAACGCCGGTGCGCATCATCAACGAGCCGTACAAGTTCGGCAGAAGTGGTGGCAAGGTGTATCTGGAGGCGCACACGCCGTTGGACGATCATGGCAACCCATCTGTGGTCGACAAGCACACGGCGGTCATCAATGCCTTGCTCAAGCGTGAAGACCTGGCCAACAACCTGCGCATGAACTGGGACATGGTGCGTGACGTGGTGGCGGCGGAAGACGGTATGCCAGTGGAAATTGCCGTGCCCACCAATAACCAGGGCGCCGCACCAATGGTTACCAGCATTCCGCCCGAACTCCAGTAA
- the greB gene encoding transcription elongation factor GreB gives MSTNIITTEGHEALKKELDHLWRVYRPEITQKVTWAASLGDRSENADYQYNKKLLREIDRRVRYLRKRLEDVKVVAYSPQQEGKVFFGAWVEIENDDGETLKFRIVGYDEIYGRNDYISIDSPMARALLKKEEGDEVVVNTPTGQATWYVNSIHYGQ, from the coding sequence TTGAGCACCAACATCATCACCACGGAAGGTCACGAGGCCCTGAAGAAGGAGCTGGACCATCTGTGGCGGGTGTATCGCCCGGAAATCACCCAGAAAGTGACCTGGGCCGCTTCGCTGGGCGATCGTAGCGAGAACGCCGACTATCAGTACAACAAGAAGCTGCTGCGTGAGATCGACCGCCGGGTCCGCTATCTGCGCAAGCGCCTTGAAGACGTGAAGGTGGTCGCCTACTCGCCGCAGCAGGAAGGCAAGGTGTTCTTCGGTGCCTGGGTCGAGATCGAGAACGATGATGGCGAGACCCTGAAGTTTCGCATTGTCGGGTATGACGAGATCTATGGCCGCAACGACTACATCTCGATCGACTCGCCGATGGCCCGGGCCCTGCTCAAGAAGGAGGAGGGTGATGAAGTGGTGGTGAATACGCCGACCGGCCAAGCGACCTGGTATGTGAACAGCATCCACTACGGGCAATGA
- the oprI gene encoding outer membrane lipoprotei OprI: MNNVLKFSALALAAVLATGCSSVSKETEARLTATEDAAARAQARADEAYRKADDALAAAQKAQQTADEANERALRMLDKASRK, encoded by the coding sequence ATGAACAACGTTCTGAAATTCTCTGCTCTGGCTCTGGCCGCAGTTCTGGCTACCGGTTGCAGCAGCGTATCCAAAGAAACCGAAGCTCGTCTGACTGCGACTGAAGACGCAGCAGCTCGCGCTCAAGCCCGTGCTGACGAAGCCTACCGTAAGGCTGACGACGCTCTGGCAGCCGCTCAGAAGGCTCAGCAGACCGCTGACGAAGCCAACGAGCGCGCTCTGCGTATGCTGGACAAAGCCAGCCGCAAGTAA
- a CDS encoding DoxX family protein, translating into MNNAISKLLSTRAGLGLSVIRILVGVIFMAHGAQKLFGLFGGYGLEGTGQWMESIGLAPGYLMALLSGSAEFFGGLALVIGLLARPAALALTVTLVVAIFSVHINNGLFMSNNGYEFALALLAGTVAVLIEGAGRLSLDRLIAR; encoded by the coding sequence ATGAACAACGCAATCAGCAAGCTGCTTTCCACTCGCGCAGGCCTGGGCCTGAGCGTGATCCGCATCCTGGTCGGTGTGATCTTCATGGCGCATGGCGCGCAAAAACTGTTCGGCCTGTTCGGTGGCTACGGCCTGGAAGGCACCGGCCAATGGATGGAAAGCATCGGCCTGGCGCCGGGCTACCTGATGGCGTTGCTGTCCGGCAGCGCCGAGTTCTTTGGCGGCCTGGCCCTGGTGATCGGCCTGCTGGCCCGCCCGGCCGCACTGGCACTGACGGTGACCCTGGTCGTGGCGATCTTCTCGGTACACATCAACAACGGCCTGTTCATGTCGAACAACGGCTATGAGTTCGCCCTGGCGCTGCTGGCCGGCACCGTGGCGGTACTGATCGAAGGCGCGGGCCGCCTGTCCCTGGACCGCCTGATCGCCCGCTGA
- a CDS encoding TatD family hydrolase, translated as MQLIDIGVNLTNSSFHDQQAAIVERAIEAGVVQMVLTGTSLEVSEQALELCQQLDGDGQHLFATAGVHPHDAKSWDGNSERRLRQLLAEARVRAVGECGLDFNRDFSPRPLQEKALEAQLALAAELCLPVFLHERDASGRLLAILKDYRDHLPAAVVHCFTGERDALYAYLDMDLHIGITGWICDERRGTHLHPLVGNIAEGRLMLESDAPYLLPRSLRPKPKNGRNEPAFLTEVLREVAQHRNESLEHCAQHTSATAKAFFQLP; from the coding sequence ATGCAACTGATCGATATCGGCGTCAACCTGACCAACAGCAGTTTCCATGACCAACAGGCCGCCATCGTCGAGCGCGCCATCGAGGCCGGCGTTGTGCAGATGGTACTGACCGGCACCAGCCTTGAGGTCAGCGAACAGGCACTGGAGCTGTGCCAGCAGCTCGATGGCGACGGCCAGCACCTGTTCGCCACGGCTGGCGTGCACCCACATGATGCCAAGTCATGGGATGGCAACAGCGAGCGGCGACTGCGCCAGCTGTTGGCTGAAGCACGCGTGCGCGCTGTCGGGGAATGCGGGCTGGATTTCAACCGTGACTTCTCCCCTCGCCCACTGCAGGAAAAAGCCCTGGAAGCCCAGCTGGCACTGGCGGCCGAACTGTGCCTGCCAGTGTTCCTGCACGAACGCGATGCCAGCGGGCGGCTGCTGGCCATCCTCAAGGATTACCGCGACCACCTGCCAGCCGCCGTGGTGCATTGCTTCACGGGTGAGCGCGACGCCTTGTACGCCTACCTGGACATGGACCTGCACATCGGCATCACCGGCTGGATCTGTGACGAGCGTCGCGGCACCCACCTGCACCCGCTGGTGGGCAACATTGCCGAGGGCCGGCTGATGCTGGAAAGCGATGCGCCGTACCTGCTGCCACGCAGCCTGCGGCCGAAGCCGAAAAACGGCCGTAACGAGCCGGCATTCCTGACCGAAGTGCTGCGCGAAGTAGCCCAGCATCGCAACGAAAGCCTCGAGCACTGTGCCCAGCACACCAGCGCCACGGCCAAAGCTTTCTTCCAGCTTCCTTGA
- a CDS encoding ABC transporter ATP-binding protein — protein sequence MGPSILVAQNLSKVVPSAEGDLTILHALSLDLAQGDSLAIVGASGSGKSTLLGLLAGLDRPSAGQVILAGHDLGPLDEDQRARVRAEHVGFVFQSFQLLDSLNALENVMLPLELDGRRDAREQARNLLERVGLGKRLAHTPRQLSGGEQQRVAIARAFAAQPAVLFADEPTGNLDSHTGERISDLLFELNKERGTTLVLVTHDERLARRCRRQIRLEAGRLVAPVEA from the coding sequence ATGGGCCCCAGCATTCTCGTTGCTCAGAACCTTAGCAAAGTGGTCCCCAGCGCGGAAGGCGATCTGACCATCCTGCACGCCCTCTCCCTCGACCTTGCCCAGGGCGACAGCCTGGCCATCGTCGGCGCCTCGGGTTCGGGCAAATCGACCCTGCTTGGCCTGCTCGCCGGCCTCGACCGCCCCAGCGCCGGCCAGGTCATCCTCGCCGGGCACGACCTCGGCCCACTGGACGAGGACCAGCGCGCCAGGGTGCGCGCCGAGCATGTCGGTTTCGTCTTTCAGTCGTTCCAGTTGCTCGACAGCCTCAACGCCCTGGAGAACGTGATGCTGCCACTGGAGCTGGACGGTCGGCGCGACGCCCGCGAGCAGGCCCGCAACCTGCTTGAGCGGGTCGGCCTGGGCAAGCGCCTGGCCCACACCCCGCGCCAGCTTTCCGGTGGCGAGCAGCAACGGGTCGCCATCGCCCGCGCCTTCGCCGCACAACCCGCCGTACTGTTTGCCGACGAACCCACCGGCAACCTCGACAGCCACACCGGCGAGCGCATCAGCGACCTGCTGTTCGAATTGAACAAGGAACGCGGAACCACCCTGGTACTGGTTACCCATGATGAGCGCCTGGCCCGCCGCTGCCGGCGCCAGATCCGCCTGGAAGCGGGCCGCCTGGTGGCGCCGGTGGAGGCCTGA
- a CDS encoding methyl-accepting chemotaxis protein, whose amino-acid sequence MGAWLSNISLKYKFWAVNAVAFVTTLLLVLYAVHLEQRARADAAQAQAQAQAELLAAWPAGQPLPRQANLITWQPGQTPTYAGENLEALANGQGWVTLPAAWVLGNNPLRGAQVLHHGDQQLAVLAAAPSLRQVFLDRFSNYAVCVLILMLAMLAASQLLIRFLLSQLNTLKDVMLHVEKTGDLSARVPLACGDEVGQMAGAFNAMQATYHRVVSTVAHTAAQLDSGAARLAASMNEVRHGMLGQQSETDQAATAINEMSATVHHIAQHAGATRDLSQTADTLAGSGKEVVSRVQDSIAGLSSGVQQTAEMIRQLADDSQKINSVVGVIHSIAEQTNLLALNAAIEAARAGDLGRGFAVVADEVRNLAKRVQTSTDEITRMVADLQAGTRDAVEFMQESSYKADDCVRQAQEAGAALAEITGAVAQMRESNTQIAVAAEQQSQVAEEMNRAVVSIRDVTEETVQQTVGSATTSSQLATLAGELSKAIGQLKL is encoded by the coding sequence ATGGGTGCCTGGCTTAGCAATATTTCCCTGAAGTACAAATTCTGGGCCGTCAACGCAGTGGCCTTCGTCACGACCTTGCTGCTGGTGCTTTATGCAGTGCACCTGGAGCAACGCGCCCGCGCCGATGCCGCGCAGGCCCAGGCGCAAGCCCAAGCCGAGCTGCTGGCCGCCTGGCCCGCCGGGCAGCCCCTGCCGCGCCAGGCCAACCTGATTACCTGGCAGCCCGGGCAGACCCCGACCTACGCGGGTGAAAACCTCGAAGCCCTGGCCAACGGGCAAGGCTGGGTCACGCTACCGGCGGCCTGGGTCCTCGGCAACAACCCGCTGCGCGGTGCCCAGGTGCTGCACCATGGCGACCAGCAACTGGCCGTGCTGGCAGCCGCACCGAGCCTGCGCCAGGTCTTTCTCGACCGCTTCAGCAACTACGCGGTCTGCGTGCTGATCCTGATGCTGGCAATGCTTGCTGCCTCGCAGCTGCTGATCCGCTTCCTGCTGAGCCAGCTCAATACCCTCAAGGACGTGATGCTGCACGTGGAAAAGACCGGCGACCTGTCGGCCCGCGTCCCCCTGGCCTGCGGCGACGAAGTCGGCCAGATGGCCGGTGCCTTCAACGCCATGCAGGCCACCTACCACCGCGTGGTCAGCACCGTCGCCCACACCGCCGCGCAACTGGACTCCGGTGCCGCGCGCCTGGCCGCGAGCATGAACGAAGTGCGCCATGGCATGCTCGGCCAACAGAGCGAGACCGATCAGGCCGCCACGGCGATCAATGAAATGTCAGCCACCGTGCACCATATCGCCCAGCATGCCGGCGCCACCCGGGACTTGTCGCAGACCGCCGACACCCTCGCCGGCAGCGGCAAGGAAGTGGTCAGCCGGGTGCAGGATTCGATCGCCGGGCTCTCCAGCGGCGTACAGCAAACTGCCGAAATGATTCGCCAGCTCGCCGACGACAGCCAGAAGATCAACAGCGTGGTCGGGGTCATTCACAGTATTGCCGAACAGACCAACCTGCTGGCACTCAACGCCGCCATCGAAGCCGCGCGCGCAGGGGATCTGGGCCGGGGCTTTGCCGTGGTCGCCGACGAGGTGCGCAACCTGGCCAAGCGCGTACAGACGTCCACCGATGAAATCACCCGCATGGTCGCCGACCTGCAAGCCGGTACCCGCGATGCCGTGGAGTTCATGCAGGAGAGTTCGTACAAGGCCGACGATTGTGTCCGGCAGGCTCAGGAGGCCGGCGCGGCACTGGCCGAGATTACCGGCGCAGTCGCGCAGATGCGCGAGAGCAACACGCAGATTGCCGTCGCCGCCGAGCAGCAAAGCCAGGTGGCTGAAGAAATGAACCGCGCGGTGGTGAGCATCCGCGATGTCACCGAAGAGACTGTGCAGCAGACCGTCGGCTCGGCCACCACCAGCAGCCAGTTGGCGACCCTTGCCGGCGAGTTGAGCAAGGCCATTGGCCAGCTCAAGCTATAG
- a CDS encoding arylesterase, with product MRVWWLSAGLALYCLAQSAAAGTLLVVGDSISAGAGLDIRQGWVSLLQTRLKEEGFDDQVVNASISGDTSAGGQARLPALLAAHKPSLVVLELGGNDGLRGQPPQQLQQNLASMIESARKAGAKVVLLGMRLPPNYGVRYNTAFANVYAQLATEKQVALVPFFLEGVGGVPGMMQADGIHPAQVAQQRLLENAWPAIKPLL from the coding sequence ATGCGAGTGTGGTGGTTGAGTGCCGGTCTGGCCCTGTATTGCCTGGCCCAGAGCGCGGCGGCGGGAACACTGCTGGTCGTCGGCGATAGTATCAGCGCCGGTGCTGGCCTGGATATCCGCCAGGGTTGGGTCTCTCTGCTGCAGACCCGGCTCAAGGAGGAAGGTTTCGACGATCAGGTGGTCAATGCGTCGATCAGTGGTGACACCAGTGCGGGTGGCCAGGCGCGGCTGCCGGCGCTGCTTGCAGCGCACAAGCCGAGCCTGGTGGTGCTGGAGCTTGGGGGCAACGACGGGCTGCGTGGGCAGCCTCCGCAACAATTGCAACAAAATCTTGCCTCGATGATCGAAAGTGCCCGCAAGGCGGGGGCCAAGGTGGTGCTGCTGGGCATGCGCCTGCCGCCGAACTATGGGGTGCGTTACAACACCGCCTTCGCCAACGTCTATGCACAGCTGGCAACGGAAAAGCAGGTGGCGCTGGTGCCGTTTTTCCTCGAGGGGGTGGGCGGTGTGCCGGGGATGATGCAGGCCGATGGCATCCATCCGGCACAGGTGGCTCAACAACGTTTGCTGGAAAATGCCTGGCCGGCGATAAAACCCTTGCTGTGA
- a CDS encoding Mpo1-like protein, whose product MSKRLPNLHAWQWRGYHHNHRHPTNLVLHLIAVPLFILGALLVLSGLFALDLGQIAVGVIALIAGLGLQRHGHRLEAEQPEPFANRKDAVQRLLTEQFVTFPRFVLSGAWWKAWRERHKHRR is encoded by the coding sequence ATGAGCAAACGACTGCCCAACCTGCACGCCTGGCAATGGCGTGGCTACCACCACAATCACCGGCACCCGACCAACCTGGTGTTGCACCTGATCGCCGTACCGCTGTTCATCCTCGGCGCCCTGCTGGTGCTGTCCGGCCTGTTCGCCCTGGACCTGGGGCAGATCGCCGTCGGCGTCATTGCCCTGATCGCCGGCCTGGGCCTGCAGCGCCACGGGCATCGCCTGGAAGCCGAACAACCCGAACCGTTCGCCAACCGCAAGGACGCCGTGCAGCGGCTGCTGACCGAGCAGTTCGTCACTTTCCCGCGTTTCGTGCTCAGCGGTGCCTGGTGGAAGGCCTGGCGCGAACGGCACAAGCACCGGCGCTGA